A region of the Microcystis aeruginosa FD4 genome:
TATGATTATCCTCAAGAAAATGATTATATTATTCGTGATCTAATTCCTTTATTAGAATCAGCTAAGGTTAATTTGGTTTTTTATGGTCATTCTCATTTATGGAATCGTTTTCTTGGTCCTAACGGTATGAATTTTCTCGAATCTTCTAACGTTGGTAATAGTTATGGTGCTTATTTAGGTGATAAAAAACGTCCTGTACCTCTCGATAGAAATTATGCAGCCATCGGTAATCCTAATGGATTAGCAGCAATTATCCCGAACATTGCTCCTCTAGTGGATTGGGTTAATCAACCTTTACCCTATATTGCCAGTAATGATGTAACGGTTTTTAGCATTTTAGATACAGAAAAAGGAACCGTGAGCAGTTATCGTTTTGATACTCGTTATCCTGACTCCGAGGTAATTAAATTTGATGAATTTTTCCTTTTTAGCATAGGTGAAGTATAACAAAATTAAAGAGTGCAGGTTAAATAGGGTTGGCTGAATAAATCTAAAAACCTTGTTGGGTAAGACTTTTAGACTTTTTGTCAATCAAAAAGTGCCAGCCATTGGAGGGATCGGGGGGAAAATTCCAGGACTTTTTCCCTGAAGATTAGGTAATTGACCAGATGAAAATGGGTAAAACCCTACACCCTAAACCCCACACCCCACACCCTGCCCCCACGAGAAACTTTTTCAGCAAACCCTAAATAGATTCTCTTGGGGTTAATTCTATGACTACTGTTACTAGCAATGATATTCAAGAATTGAAAGACTTACTCTCGGCAATGCGACAGGAAAACTGCGAGCAGATGATTTCCCTGCGAGAAGAAACCTGCGAGCAAATAAGTTCCCTGCGAGAAGAAACCCGCGACCAAATTGATGCGCTAAAGGAAGATAATCGCCAACAACTAGAAACCCTGAGAGAAGAAAATAACAAGCAATTTATTAACCTACACAAAGAAATTACGGAAGTGAAAATTATCACGGCTAAAATTGAAGGAACAATTCAATCCCAAGCAGTATTAACCCAAAAAATTCCTGATTTAATCGAGAAAGTTGGGGAATTAAAAAACTGGAAACAAATAGCTATTGTCGCTATCACTGCTTTTACCAGTGCCACAATTACTTGGTTTATTCGAGGAGGAAATTTAAAACCTTAAAGTCTGGTATTTTTCTCAATTCCTAATTGGTGCATTTGCAGAATAAGCGGTTTCAGTGTTTCTCCGAAAGCGGTTAAAGAATATTCAACTTTGGGAGGAATTTCTGGATAAACTTTTCGGTGAATCAGTCCATCTAAGTCTAATTCCCTCAGTTGTTGGGTGAGAACTTTTTGACTAATTCCCTCTAATTCTTTTTGCAGTTGTCCAAAACGTTTAACTCCCTCAAATAACGAGATTAAGATTAAGAGTTTCCACCGTACACTAATTGCTTTTAAAATAGCCTCAGCTGGACATGAATCAGAATTATTATTATAAAAGTTTAAGGACATTGTCATTATAAATAATTACCTCATTGCCTACTGATCATTTTTGGCAATATTTTATAGACTAAGCTGTTGTCCATTTAAATTAGGTGTTGTTAAAATTGGGAAAACAAGCAAAAACCCTTACCTGTTACCTGTGGAGAGCTAGAATAAGGAAGATTGAATAATTGGGTATTTTTTATGGTTATTGTTCAAGACGAGTTACAGGAAATTATCTTTCCCAAAAGTGATTTACTGAGTGATGAACCCCCGATGGAAACAGAATTACATCTGCGTCAATTGATGCTTTTGATCCAATCGCTAGAGTTATTATGGAAAGATCGCCAAGATTTTTATGCCTTTGGTAATTTAACCATTTATTACAGTCCCAATCAACGAAAATCAGAATATTTCAGGGGTCCTGATTTTTTTGTGGTTTTGGGAGTGGAAAGGAAACCCCGTAAAAGTTGGGTAGTGTGGGAAGAAGATGGCAAATATCCCCATGTAATCATTGAGATTTTGTCTGATTCAACGGCAGAAACGGATAGAGGCTTAAAAAAAGAGATTTATCAGGAGATTTTCCGCACACCTAACTATTTTTGGTTTGATCCCACCAGTTTAGAGTTTAAAGGGTTTCAGTTAATGGCCGGCCAATACGAAGAAATTGCAGCGAATGAACAGGGATGGTTATGGAGTCAACAGTTAGAATTATTTTTAGGGATTCATGACCGTCAATTACGCTTTTTTACCCCTCAAGGTAAACTTGTTCCCACTCCTGAAGAATTAGCAGAAAAGATGGCTCAGAAATTGCAAGATTTAGGGATAGATTGGCGAGACTTGGCTTAAGTTTGACCTGAAATCTCCCTCAAGCCAGCTGAACTGCAACTTATGAAGTAATCTGCCCAAATGCTACAGTTAGGCGTTTTTACCGCAACAATAAACAAAAATCGAGCTATATTTGCCAATTCTCGACATGATTTGCTATACTCCAACAAGTAACTACATTCTTCCTCAGCCCCCAATGGGGGGCTTTTTCTTGGTAAAAAAGAAGCTGTTGAGGATAAGTCAGCAGACTGTCCCCAACCGAGGCAATCCAAGGCTTATTTTGGCTCTTTTTTGCCTTTAAATCCGACTATTGAGCTTAAACCTACCGCAATTAAGCCTAATACAGTTGAAGGTTCGGGCACCCGTGGTGGATCAACTGTGTGCGTGGAGCCATCTGGTGTTTCGTGGAACGTGGGTTGATCTCCAACGAGGAAAAAGTTGCTTGCATCGGGACCCACAAAGGTATTTGGCTCAGGTGTGTGACTCCAAGGATCGTTTGTTGCCACAAAACCTGGTTTGTGAAAACTAATGGTACATGGAGTGCTAAGAGGAAGACTATTGAAATCACAGCTAACTCCCCGATATTGAGCAATTAAATTGGGAACAAATCTTGCAGTTGATGAATTTGATGTACCTGTGGGTACAATGACTGCTGTAGCATGAAGATCAAAAGTAGAACTCCATATACCGTTGCGTCCCGTAACAGGAATCACATCATGATTGATTGTCATCTCCCCTGTTGATGTTTGAGTAGGATCAAGTCCAGCAAAAACGTCAAAAGATGATCCCCCAATACTTACAGGACTGATACTAACTAAAGATAAATCATCGATGATAATAGGAGTTGTTCCACCTGGAACCGGCACAGGCTGCGTTCGCAACACGATAGTATCAGTCCCGTTAACAAAATCCCCATCTTTATCTAGAATCAGAGGAAGTCCTGACAGGGGGACAAGCAAGCTGAAAAGCTTATGTAGCATAAAATACAGACACAGACTCCAAAAAAAGATAAGTCATATTTACCATATATGACCTAAATAACGAAAATGATAAGTGAACTATACCAGAAAGTGTTAGAAAATGAACTGGGACGAGCCAGATATCTACTGTTGTTAATGATAGTTGGAACCTTGCAAATACTAAAGCAAGCTAAGTTAGAGATATTAGCTGAAGCCTTACCAATACCAATCCTGTTTGAGAGTCGGAGAAAAAAACTAAAAAGATTTTTAAAGCTGGAAATTCTGAATATTGAAAAAATCTGGTTTCCGGTCCTAAAAGAGATGTTAAAACAGCAGCAGAGATTCACAACAAAAGGATTAGCGTATATTGCTATAGACCGGACAAGTTGGGGAGCAATAAATATCTTGATGGTGAGTCTAATTTATGACAAGAGAGCCATGCCAATCTATTGGGAGATATTAGATAAAAAAGGAAGTAGTAATCTCGAAGAACAGCAGCGAGTATTAGAAAAAACATTGACCGTGCTATCAGGTCATAAAATAGTGGTGTTAGGAGATAGAGAATTTTGCTCGGTCAGTCTTGGAAAGTGGCTTCAGAAGCAGAGTTTATACTTTTGCTTAAGACAAAAAAAAAGTACAAATGTCAAGACAAAAGAAGGAATTTATCAAGAAATGAGAGCCTTAGGTTTAAGTCCAGGAACTAAACTATTTTTAAATGATGTTAATCTTACAAAAGAGAAGGGATTTGGCGAGTTTAACTTAGCGGGTAAGTGGAAAAAAACTTATCGGGGTTTTCCAACAAAAGAGCCTTGGTATATTCTGACTAACTTTGGAGATTTAGAGACGGCAATAA
Encoded here:
- a CDS encoding winged helix-turn-helix transcriptional regulator, which translates into the protein MSLNFYNNNSDSCPAEAILKAISVRWKLLILISLFEGVKRFGQLQKELEGISQKVLTQQLRELDLDGLIHRKVYPEIPPKVEYSLTAFGETLKPLILQMHQLGIEKNTRL
- a CDS encoding Uma2 family endonuclease; translation: MVIVQDELQEIIFPKSDLLSDEPPMETELHLRQLMLLIQSLELLWKDRQDFYAFGNLTIYYSPNQRKSEYFRGPDFFVVLGVERKPRKSWVVWEEDGKYPHVIIEILSDSTAETDRGLKKEIYQEIFRTPNYFWFDPTSLEFKGFQLMAGQYEEIAANEQGWLWSQQLELFLGIHDRQLRFFTPQGKLVPTPEELAEKMAQKLQDLGIDWRDLA
- a CDS encoding PEP-CTERM sorting domain-containing protein (PEP-CTERM proteins occur, often in large numbers, in the proteomes of bacteria that also encode an exosortase, a predicted intramembrane cysteine proteinase. The presence of a PEP-CTERM domain at a protein's C-terminus predicts cleavage within the sorting domain, followed by covalent anchoring to some some component of the (usually Gram-negative) cell surface. Many PEP-CTERM proteins exhibit an unusual sequence composition that includes large numbers of potential glycosylation sites. Expression of one such protein has been shown restore the ability of a bacterium to form floc, a type of biofilm.), with amino-acid sequence MLHKLFSLLVPLSGLPLILDKDGDFVNGTDTIVLRTQPVPVPGGTTPIIIDDLSLVSISPVSIGGSSFDVFAGLDPTQTSTGEMTINHDVIPVTGRNGIWSSTFDLHATAVIVPTGTSNSSTARFVPNLIAQYRGVSCDFNSLPLSTPCTISFHKPGFVATNDPWSHTPEPNTFVGPDASNFFLVGDQPTFHETPDGSTHTVDPPRVPEPSTVLGLIAVGLSSIVGFKGKKEPK
- a CDS encoding IS4 family transposase, which translates into the protein MLENELGRARYLLLLMIVGTLQILKQAKLEILAEALPIPILFESRRKKLKRFLKLEILNIEKIWFPVLKEMLKQQQRFTTKGLAYIAIDRTSWGAINILMVSLIYDKRAMPIYWEILDKKGSSNLEEQQRVLEKTLTVLSGHKIVVLGDREFCSVSLGKWLQKQSLYFCLRQKKSTNVKTKEGIYQEMRALGLSPGTKLFLNDVNLTKEKGFGEFNLAGKWKKTYRGFPTKEPWYILTNFGDLETAIMTYQKRFDIEEMFRDFKSGGYSLEGSQLAPKYLSKLIIVIAIAYTSATLQGKKIKDMGIQKYVTRPEKRYKGQRRHSSFYVGQHLYHWLQLHQMFPKNIEELMQISRYRLKDYIKGQRAISLALSTF